A region of Epinephelus moara isolate mb chromosome 15, YSFRI_EMoa_1.0, whole genome shotgun sequence DNA encodes the following proteins:
- the LOC126401727 gene encoding methyl-CpG-binding domain protein 5-like, which produces MNGGKDCEAGDERQAVPVQVPIGWQRKAEHGGGVVYISPSGSLLSSLEQVKTYLLTDGTCKCGLECPLILHKVFNFDPGAAVKQRTAEDVKADEDVTKLCIHKRKLLAVATLHKSMETHPPLTLTSPGGGTSSVVAAHSTSQRAIRTKPHDGLPNAVGPDCKNPFKMMMAAGQQQQRLYPPQEMGGGQQPELYPGYPRPQRLGSGEPGPKSPYRVGYGGMLSPPPSSAKLYGDGSQSPSADTLGSPDGFPRTNPCGFPGSPGSASIHGNTRTPLSPPSVMLHGSPAGQPSCAMTGRTSTPLSPTATAKSPVMNMPRGNFPPGMDMPRAAFHHKTQPPVHPVPPPPSIPPSCALQKRQLTSEKDPLGILDPIPSKPVSQPPTNAPNPSNFQPNIHSQVQMMNVNIPPPAIVPLPSNLPLPTVKPGPVGHGGHIQRTQQGGPASSMSPSPVTSPVHMAGPALGRMEASPHRSRSSSTSSDHGNFAMPSGHQAPCGNMKVPPRSPRSAMGSPRPAMPSSPSTNKTDPHHQYKDSQLLPGMGNSMGTQQHSNPMYSPTSSSSSSSSMATPSASQKGHPGLLGMPLNQILNQQNAASFPASSLLSAAAKAQLANQNKLSAAGNSPAGMAGGGGGGMAGMGAGGGGNGGGGGHPGSMSGPRGMEGHSTLNSMLPPNSTMLLNTPEGQSGRAALRDKLMAQQRDPMRKRKQSSGSAPANHDNSNNMVYNMLNKRGMGGPHMAGPSATEQLRKVGRLGNLPPNTSMAQLLQSMSCQSSHNMAGNSHRPGLSPGPGPQGSAQLHYNDSTGMVPSGPQQNLLAQQRLRGPGDAMQHCQNMDTSGGHLGSRPGQFPDMIAQMQASSMSNCGPMGPGGGPVGPDGMPLGRPNTNPPPLSHPGPHPSQQNLLHGMGRTTMVVMSHGGGDVSCTQTISDTGNPSSLGCGMGGLQPHVNAGGGPMYQQQVHQGMQQGVASHPAYQGQQHFSDNPPYTDSNNATAGSMACLYQNYQPGMLSHPQFREGQQPQSEGDRGPGGGPESVDAIYRAVVDAASKGMHVTITTTVSGTTQASPVPALSAMSAFTASIGEPVNLPQAVSTVLHGHQEGEALPQPARQRQVRPGRGQKNMDPGKSTPDGPEANDYFRSPGRGTPRGQWDGETQHGGGFDAHSNNSAWGGEEFLECSTQVRSSPCMERPASLAPAPPCPTEGSNDHGLVMAHDKAFLDDGYRFNNCNRTPANYKERLEQTVERCVHINGATPHFNTRGYGDVLGPPRQELTGDDQSPSSSTSLEGPLATAKDYSHYNGHFNGMAPSPSDTKSLSSEEDLRQPDSPSSELLHYRSRTFNMGELVWGQLKGFPPWPAKLAGDEQVHSAAMQLREQAKVEPEKLKTLTHDLEALAAKRGLKQGKLNNHLEAAIHEAMSELDKMSGTIPSRDRQVKLPKPKRRKISR; this is translated from the exons ATGAATGGCGGAAAGGACTGTGAGGCGGGAGATGAGAGGCAGGCCGTCCCTGTCCAGGTCCCCATTGGCTGGCAGCGCAAGGCGGAGCACGGCGGCGGGGTCGTATATATAAG TCCCAGTGGCTCGCTGCTGTCCAGCTTGGAGCAGGTGAAGACCTACCTGCTGACAGATGGAACCTGCAAATGCGGCCTGGAGTGCCCACTCATCCTCCACAAG GTGTTCAACTTCGACCCAGGGGCAGCTGTCAAGCAGAGGACAGCGGAGGATGTGAAAGCAGATGAAGACGTCACCAAGCTCTGCATTCACAAGAGGAAGCTTCTGGCTGTGGCCACGCTGCACAAGAGCATGGAGACGCACCCACCTCTGACGCTGACCAGTCCAGGGGGAG GTACGTCGTCTGTGGTCGCTGCGCATTCCACGTCTCAACGAGCAATAAGGACTAAACCCCACGATGGCCTGCCCAACGCTGTCGGCCCAGACTGCAAGAATCCTTTCAAGATGATGATGGCAgctggacagcagcagcagaggctgtaTCCACCCCAGGAGATGGGTGGAGGCCAGCAGCCCGAGCTCTACCCTGGGTACCCCAGGCCGCAGAGGCTGGGCAGTGGGGAGCCAGGCCCCAAATCCCCTTACCGGGTTGGGTACGGAGGCATGCTGAGCCCACCTCCCTCCAGTGCTAAGCTGTACGGAGATGGCTCACAGTCTCCCAGCGCGGACACTCTGGGCAGCCCTGATGGCTTTCCAAGGACCAATCCTTGTGGGTTTCCAGGAAGTCCTGGCTCGGCCTCCATCCACGGGAACACCAGGACGCCTCTTTCCCCACCCAGTGTAATGCTCCATGGCTCCCCTGCGGGTCAGCCATCCTGCGCCATGACAGGGAGGACTAGCACGCCCCTCTCCCCCACGGCCACTGCCAAAAGCCCTGTCATGAACATGCCTCGGGGGAACTTCCCCCCTGGTATGGATATGCCCCGTGCAGCGTTTCACCATAAAACACAGCCCCCTGTGCATCCTGTACCACCTCCTCCATCCATACCACCATCCTGTGCCCTTCAGAAAAGGCAGTTGACCTCCGAAAAAGACCCATTAGGCATCCTGGACCCCATCCCCAGCAAGCCAGTCAGCCAGCCCCCCACCAACGCCCCCAACCCCTCCAACTTCCAGCCTAACATCCACTCTCAGGTACAAATGATGAATGTAAACATACCCCCTCCCGCCATCGTTCCCTTGCCAAGCAACTTACCTTTACCCACAGTGAAGCCTGGGCCTGTGGGGCATGGCGGCCATATTCAAAGGACTCAACAGGGTGGTCCGGCTTCCTCCATGTCCCCCTCCCCTGTCACTTCCCCTGTCCACATGGCGGGGCCTGCCCTCGGGAGAATGGAGGCCTCCCCTCATCGCTCACGCTCATCCTCCACTTCCTCTGACCACGGGAACTTTGCAATGCCCTCGGGGCACCAGGCCCCATGTGGCAACATGAAGGTCCCCCCTCGTTCCCCCAGGTCTGCCATGGGATCTCCCAGACCAGCCATGCCCTCCAGCCCCTCCACCAACAAAACTGACCCACACCACCAGTACAAAGACTCACAGCTGCTGCCCGGGATGGGAAACTCGATGGGCACCCAGCAGCACAGCAACCCCATGTACTCACCCACCTCTTCCTCGTCGTCGTCCTCTTCTATGGCAACCCCCAGCGCTTCCCAGAAGGGCCACCCAGGACTCCTGGGGATGCCCCTTAACCAGATCCTCAACCAACAGAATGCCGCTTCCTTCCCCGCCAGCAGTCTCTTGTCAGCCGCAGCCAAAGCACAGCTagcaaatcaaaacaaactcaGCGCTGCTGGCAACAGCCCTGCTGGCATGgctggaggtggtggtggtggaatGGCAGGCATGGGGGCAGGTGGCGGAGGTAATGGAGGAGGTGGCGGACACCCTGGCTCTATGAGCGGCCCTCGAGGCATGGAGGGACACAGCACTTTAAACTCAATGCTCCCGCCAAACTCCACCATGCTGCTCAACACTCCTGAGGGCCAGAGCGGTCGGGCGGCTCTAAGAGACAAGCTCATGGCCCAGCAGAGAGACCCCATGCGCAAACGGAAGCAGTCATCAGGCAGCGCTCCTGCAAACCACGACAACAGTAACAACATGGTCTACAACATGCTCAACAAACGAGGCATGGGAGGACCACACATGGCAGGGCCCAGTGCCACCGAGCAGCTGCGGAAAGTGGGCCGACTCGGAAACCTTCCGCCAAACACCTCCATggcccagctcctccagtccatgAGCTGCCAGAGCTCCCACAACATGGCTGGGAACAGCCATCGTCCAGGTCTTAGCCCCGGCCCGGGGCCTCAAGGATCTGCACAGCTGCACTACAACGACAGCACAGGTATGGTCCCCAGTGGGCCTCAGCAGAACCTCCTAGCTCAGCAGAGGCTGCGGGGTCCAGGAGACGCCATGCAGCACTGCCAGAACATGGACACGTCTGGGGGCCATCTGGGCTCTCGTCCGGGCCAGTTCCCCGACATGATAGCCCAGATGCAGGCCTCCTCCATGAGTAACTGTGGGCCTATGGGGCCAGGTGGCGGACCGGTGGGGCCTGACGGCATGCCGCTGGGACGCCCCAACACTAACCCCCCGCCGCTGTCACATCCTGGCCCTCACCCATCACAGCAGAACCTCCTCCACGGTATGGGAAGGACTACCATGGTGGTGATGTCACATGGAGGCGGTGATGTAAGCTGTACACAGACCATCTCTGACACAG GAAACCCGTCATCCCTCGGCTGTGGTATGGGCGGCCTGCAGCCACACGTCAACGCCGGCGGAGGTCCGATGTACCAGCAGCAGGTCCACCAGGGCATGCAGCAGGGCGTGGCCTCCCACCCAGCCTACCAGGGGCAGCAGCACTTCTCTGACAACCCACCGTACACAGACAGCAACAACGCCACCGCTGGCTCCATGGCCTGCCTCTACCAGAACTACCAG CCGGGGATGTTGTCGCACCCACAGTTCAGGGAGGGGCAGCAGCCCCAGAGCGAGGGTGACAGGGGGCCCGGTGGAGGCCCAGAGTCGGTGGACGCCATCTACAGAGCCGTGGTGGACGCCGCCAGCAAGGGCATGCACGTTACTATTACCACCACAGTGAGCGGGACCACACAGGCGAGTCCCGTGCCTGCCCTCAGCGCCATGAGTGCCTTCACTGCCTCGATAGGGGAGCCTGTCAACCTCCCCCAGGCAGTTAGCACAGTCCTGCACGGGCACCAGGAAGGGGAGGCGTTACCCCAGCCAGCCAGACAGAGGCAGGTGAGGCCGGGTCGGGGTCAGAAGAATATGGATCCAGGGAAAAGCACTCCAGACGGCCCCGAGGCCAACGACTACTTCCGTTCTCCTGGCCGCGGCACTCCCAGGGGGCAGTGGGACGGGGAGACGCAGCACGGGGGAGGCTTCGACGCTCACAGTAACAACAGCGCCTGGGGCGGCGAGGAGTTCCTGGAGTGCTCTACCCAGGTGAGGAGTAGTCCCTGCATGGAGCGACCCGCCAGCCTGGCCCCCGCCCCGCCCTGCCCCACTGAGGGGTCCAATGACCACGGCCTGGTCATGGCTCACGATAAAGCCTTTCTCGATGACGGCTATCGCTTCAACAACTGCAACCGGACACCTGCTAACTACAAGGAGCGCCTGGAGCAGACGGTGGAACGCTGCGTCCACATCAACGGCGCCACCCCCCACTTCAACACCCGGGGTTACGGAGACGTCCTGGGCCCCCCTCGGCAGGAGCTGACGGGGGACGACCAGTCTCCCAGCTCCTCCACGAGCCTGGAGGGCCCTCTGGCCACAGCCAAAGACTACAGCCACTACAACGGCCACTTCAACGGTATGGCACCCAGCCCCTCGGACACAAAGAGCCTGAGCAGCGAGGAGGACCTGCGGCAGCCGGACTCTCCCTCCTCAGAGCTGCTTCACTACCGGTCCAGGACCTTCAACATGGGAGAGCTGGTCTGGGGCCAGCTGAAGGGCTTCCCACCTTGGCCTGCCAAGCTGGCCGGGGACGAACAAGTGCACAGCGCTGCTATGCAGCTGCGGGAGCAGGCCAAG GTCGAGCCAGAGAAGCTAAAAACACTAACTCACGACTTGGAGGCACTCGCCGCCAAAAGAGGCCTGAA ACAGGGGAAACTGAATAATCACTTGGAAGCTGCTATCCACGAGGCCATGAGTGAGCTGGATAAGATGTCGGGCACA ATCCCATCGAGGGATCGTCAGGTGAAGCTCCCCAAGCCTAAGAGGAGGAAGATATCCAGATAA